aaagatcgGTCATTTTGGTGGAACAGACACATTAGTCTTTCAAGATTTCCTTTGGTCACTGATTTAACTAACTCCTGGGATTTCTCAACTCACTTAAAGACCCTAAATGTTTATATCTCACTGAATTCCTTGGTAGTTGTCCTTGTCTTAAAGCAAGAAATACTTAGGCAGTAcgtttatttttccctccctatCACGGAGGAGAGAATTTTCCTTGTACAAAAATGGCAGAAGAGTTAATTTTAAGGGAAGTGgtaaatacaataaagaaaagtCTTTTAATACCAACCAACAGTGCACACTTAGATGtctcatgcacacatgcatataaaGTTATTCCTGCAATGTTATGTATTATAATTCATGTTTTGCTGATCCCTCAGTATCAAAGGTGTTAATTAAAAGATCGTGATGATCTCCTCTTGGCGTACAACTCCTTAATTCAGTTGGAAGACATTACAGCCATCAGAGTCTTGGGTCAGAcaattttcttcattaatatgTATACATAAGCTATTAAGGTCATCTATGAGCAGaagtaatatccaaaatataaaaaattcaaactttacaagttttatttgaaatttctattatttcagtCCCTCAGTTGAGGATGGCAAATATGGCATCAAAAGCTTCAATTAAGTTTTGAATAATCACACATCTAAATGAGTATTTAAGATCTAAAtaactaggggcacctgactggctcacttgttagagcatgtgacttgggaccttgggatcatgagttcaagtcccacggtggtgtagtttacttaaaaaaaaattaagattaaaaaaattaaatctaagtAATTAAACTTTCCAGTGATGTCTTTTGTAATTGCGTAGCATATATACTTGTAAAAGTATTAAAGCTTAAAACTCCATTAAGACTTCTGAGACACATACtatattcatacatatgtatAGTATGTAgatgtatatatctgtatatatatatatatatacacacacacatatatttcagtacatacatacatgtttttttttccatgatcCTGATAGAGCTATTGCCACATTTCTAGGGAAATATGTGGGAGGGCTCAGAGGAAAGTAATCAAATAATGATTATTCTTGTAGCAACTGACTGTATAACTGTCTTCAAGTGCGTGGGAGCTTCTAAAGTGGTAGATTGACCTACTTCATCTCAGGTTTGTGCAGTAAGGATAGAGCACGTAGATTTGGGTCAGAAGTGAACGAAACAGGAGCGAGGCTCGGCGTCAGCTCTCTAAGAGTCTCTAGAGAGGGGACCTCATCTGATCAGACTGAACAATGACAGGACAGAGGAAACAGAGTAGCCAACCAAAGGCCATCTTAAGAGCTTCGAGGAAGCTGCTGAGGTGACTCATTCCTTCACCTTAGGTCAAGCCTTCCTCCTAACGTCATGGGGAGACCACAACATGCGAATCCTTTGCTGCAGTGGTTTCTCTTTTTCGGATTTTTTTATATGCAGGGTCTATGCCCATATGCTGCCCACTTTGCAAAATCTTGTATCcgacagaaaacaaaacaaaacaaaacaaaacaaaacaaaaacatgctcctggtggtttttttttttgtttttttgtttttttgttttttgtgtttttttttggcTGATACAAGATTGCATCCAGCATAGTCTATCTATCGAGGGCTGATTCCCCATCATAATTTCCCCTTTCATGTCAGTTGTATGTATCCCTCCGATGGGCTACATCATCATCATAACCCTTATGTTTGCATCCCCAAACGGGTACCATGGAGACCATCATTATCAGGTACCTTTACATTGTGTTAGTGTAATGACAAAGTGTGCAGGTAAAAACAGCATGTAATTAGGAGTCTAGGATGTAGacataaaattttgaaatctgaatttattttccattaatagAAACACTACAATTTGTGCATGACATATTCTAGTAATTAATGACCCCATTTGCAAGGTTTTGCTGGAGTAGAGGGAAAATGAAACCGGTGAGGTGTCTGTGGCCAGGGATGAGAACACTGGGTGTCGGTAAGATAAAGCAAGGTGCTTGAAAAACATTTCTTACCGTGGGAAATACACTGCCCAGGACTGAAGAGCATGAACTCTGTTCTTACCTCTGGATGATGAGCCCTTCTGCAGAGGGAGTTGCATTCCAAGCTGCTATGACATTTCCAGGAATTCACTTTCCTCTCTCTGCCAATAAGTTCCTCTTCCTCGTTAGTTTATTGCTGAAAGAGGATCGCTTCcaggaaagaattaatatttactgagcatctccAACAGTCTGTCGCTGCGCTAAGTACCTTTATGAATGgaatcattttaacatttaaaagtattaGTTTCCTGGGTGAGAATATAGAAACAGGACATTTACTTAATATGACTAAAGTCAGGCGATTAATATGTAGATGAttcaagattcaaacccaggcctgtTTGACCCCAAATATTGAGAGATTTGCTCTTTGGATACTTCATAAAGGAGGAGGATCTGAGAAATCTCTTGATGGAAATTTAAACATTGATAACATTTGCCTTGTTCTGCCTCATGTTATGAACCATGGAGCAAGTCTGACACTTGCCTGAAAATGTGGCCTCAGTAGACGCTCTTTTATCCACAGGCCACCCATAAACCTTAGGATATGTGTATCCAAAATAAGGAGACCCTCTTAAACATAGATGGACAGTGATTGctaatttgaatgaaaaaaaaaatctgggatccctgggtggcgcagcagtttggcgcctgcctttggcccagggcgcaatcctggagacccgggatcgaatcccacatcaggctcccggtgcatggagcctgcttctccctctgcctatgtctctgcctctctctctctgtgactatcataaataaataaaaaaattttaaaaaaaaaatctgtagtcaAACTTAGGATGCAGAATTGATTTCCAGAATAGTGATTTTTAGTACTATGGcgagtttgtttctttttcagtttgtttatCTAGAGGTGGTGTTTTATGAAGTTCCTGCCTACAGTGGTGGCTCTATCTGTGTTACTAGAAGATCAGTGATCAGAAGGGACCACAAGAAAGACCATCACAGGACACAGCACCGACCCCTCTAAAATGGctatacccccccccccaaaaaaaagcttACTCTCCTGTTATTCTGGAGCCACTTGGATTTAGAGGGGGGAactctttaattcatttaaatgacATCAACCACCTAAGGGCCGTGCCAGGCTGGTTAGTCACGTATCTAACGCCTCGTGCCAGTCTACTGTCCTCCGGTTCACCAGCCCTGGAGGATGGCAGTCCTGGGTGTTAAGCGTTCTGGTAGAAGGATTCCTTGAGCCCTGTGAtaacctgtgtgaccttgagcacagTATTAGGTACCTGCGAGGCACGCTTGATATCACCCGGTGTCCTCATTTCAAGGCTGACCAAGTGAGGCCCTACAGGACAGATGAGGCCTTCTAAGGCATGTTGATGGGCGTATGTCCAAGAAGAGACGCCCAGTCCACCTCTTTCCCACCTGTTAAACTAACCTTAAAATCCATATGTGAAACATGTTTGGATAAaagaacttgtttttttaaagttctcaagATTCTACAGGGCCATCGCTCAGAGGCTCAAGTGATTCGGTCATCCGGGTACCTAGACGAGCTTCTATAGAATAGTTGGCGCGTGTCTGAGGGGACTCGTGTGTTCAGAATTCACCAGACGTGCTGCATTCACTGCTCGCGTCCTGCCCAGATCCGAGTTTCCCTTTCGCGTTCGGTTTTCAGGTACTGTCATGTGGAGGCTGGCATGCTGTGACCTGGAGGCTCAGGTTTTCGTGGACGACACGTTGAAGACtagattttaaattttgcctTCTGCAGGTGTACAAAAGCAAAACACTCAGTTTACATCCCCTCCAAACAACACCCTGGCTGACAGGGTGTGACCCAGTAGACAAACTAAATAAATGATCGGTTGGGGCTGTCGCCTAGATCGGAGAAGTGTATTTGGCCAAGCAATTTAAttaattcccttttcttctttgatttttaattttcacttttattcataGTGGCATTAGTGATAATTCATATCATTAAAATGGGGTAGATAGTGTCACTTTTCATTTGTCAAAGTCTTATTTGAACTCCAATGCATGAGAAgggaaaaatcacatattttgaaagaatttgttaTAGACATGTAAATTTTTTATAATCCTTAGGCATAGAACAATGGTATAAGCTCAACAGGAGCAAACAGTCAGGAAACTGAATTTTCAGTTAATAGTCTATTTGGCCAACATTCTCTATTTTTTCATGGTTCTCTAtagtacatataatttttttcccagtgaTAAGGACAATATATGACAGTTATGCAattcaaaaaatacagaaatggggGCTAAGTcttctgccttgttttgtttgAGATGTTGGCAACGACGGGCAGAGAATCTGTCCTCATACAGCTTTATCCAAAATCAGGGCATACACACCCCTTGCCTTCTGCAATCCTCAGAATATCTTCTCATCCCTAAATCAGATTCAATCtaccttttatatttaatatatttcatctCATATAAAATGTACTACTACATTTCCTTTCATCTAGAAGATATCAATTTAATTTTGAGATTCTAAGATATTTCTTCCTATGACAAGAACTAATTCACGGTACCGTCTGTCCACCCAAAACCTGCTGGCTATTGGGTGATCATGTTGTTACAACACTCATATCGCTGCAAGTTACTGCTTCTGAACTCACAGACAGAGGCAGGCCACACTGAAGGTGTGCGTGTGCAGTGTGTGTACTATGTAATTTGATCGAACATACTAAAAATCTCACCTATTTTGTGATTACCCATGTTTCCCCCAGCGCATACaacctgaagaagaaaaaaaaaaaggtatcgtTGGGTTGGTGCAgatctgcaaaaaaaaatatgatgaggAAGTAGCTGGGGGCTTAGGTCACAAAAGATTGTGAAATATATGGAagcttgggacgcctggtgggttcagcgatttagcgccgccttcggcccagggcctgatcctggagtcctgggattgagtcccacatcgggctccctgcatggagcctgcttctccctctgcctgcgtctctgtctctgtctctgtctctctctttctctctgtgtctctcatgaataaataaataaaatctctctaaaaaaaaaaaatcaatatatggaAGCCAACAGCTGGAATTTTGCTTTAACTTCTCCCAGAACACAGTTGTGCCATGTGTTCAAAACATACTTACTGAACGTCTCTTGTGTGTCCAACACTGGAGAGACTGAGGTGAATCGGATGAAGTCCCCTGGTGTTTGAAGTTCacagtccaggtgaggtcaaagCGGTTAAGCCCACCAACAGTGGCACACCGGTGCGGTATGGGTTTCTGTAAGAACACAGGGTGCTGTGGGCCACGAAGGAGATGACAGGAGAGGCCTCCCTGACGTGATGACTTTTCAGTCCAGTTTGGAGGCTTGAGGAGTTTAGCTGTCGCTACAGGAACAGCTTCCAGGGCAGCCGGACAGTGCTAAGGGGCAGGTGGGAAGCTGGGTGTGCTGCAGAGACAGAAGGCCGCCTGCGTGTCCGGCTGTCCTGGGCCACTGGGGTGGGTGGGATGAGACCCTGGAAGCAGAATAGAATCCTAAGGGGAAAATCTCGTGGCTTGCTCTGTAGAGGGGGCTGTGCTGTGTGGACAACAGAGAGACCTCGGGATGATTTTGAGCAGGAGGTATGACATATTTAATGAGGTGGTGGATGGTGCCTAGATTTCAAAGAAACTATACACcttaaaattggattttaaacataacaaaaaagaaactatacACCTGCTGCTGggcttgtaaaatattttgtcctTAAAGATAATGTTTTCCTTTAGGGCTCACAAGTGGGTTTACGGTTTGGGCAAGGTTTGTGTGTGGGCTGGAGATCTCTTACGCACACGGGCACAGCAACTGGCCAAAGGCTTGCCATCGAGCAGGAACGTGCAAACGTGAAAAGAAGGGTGTTCTGTGTGTCCTGTGCCCCCGCTTGCGGAGTCGGTGGTGTCTGCTGCGGGGCGCCCGCGGCCCAGGCCCACCCTGCGCCGCTCTGAGGCCGGCACCCAAGGGCGCATCCGTGTGGGCGTTCGGATCCACGGAGGAAGGCGCGGCCCGGTGCCAGGTCTGGCCCCACGCGGCGgagacccgggggggggggggtgcggagcTGGAGCGCGCGGGCCGCGAGCCCCTGTGCTCTCCCCTGTGCTCTCCCCGCAGACAGCACGGCCGGCGTGTACGCCCGGCGCGGGGGCTTCAGCCGCCAGAAGCAGGACCTGTACCTGCTGCCCGTGGTCATCAGCGACGGCGGGATCCCGCCCATGAGCAGCACCAACACCCTGACCATCAAAGTGTGCGGGTGCGACGTGCACGGGGCGCTGCTCTCCTGCAACGCCGAGGCCTACGTGCTGAACGCCGGCCTCAGCACCGGCGCGCTCATCGCCATCCTCGCCTGCATCGTCATCCTGCTGGGTAAgggcggccgcgggggcggggcccgacggggggggggggagggctccCGGGGTGCAGGCGGCCTCCAGGTGGGCCGCGGGCCTAAGCCAGGACCCGAGAtgacgggggaggggggagggtttCCCGGGGTGCAGGCGGCCTCCAGGGTGGGCCGCGGGCCTAAGCCAGGACCCGAGAtgacgggggaggggggagggcttCCCGGGGTGCAGGCAGCCTCCAGGTGGGCCGCGGGCAGAGGCCAGGGTCCGAGacgacgggggtgggggggttgctcCAGGGTGGCCCGCGGGTGGAGGCCCGGACCCTAGGCGATGCAGGCGGCCTCCAGGGTGGGCCTCTGGCTGAGGCCAGGACCAGagaaaaggtggggggggggggatgcggGGGGCGTGGAGGTGGGGTCGAGCTTGTGCACTCTATAGGGTCAGGCCAGGTTCCTAGGGGCAGTTGCAGGATGGCAGAGCTGCAGGGTGGCAGCGGGGTGCGGAGGGCGCCCCTGAGGTCGTGCAGGAGAGGTCAGTGGGCAGAGGCCCGGGATTCAAGCCACAGTTGCCTtagtggaggaaggagaagggcaAGGGCTGGAAAGACTAATCGCGAGGCTAGAGACCTCACAGGAAGGCCTCAGGGCCTGGACGGGGCCTGGCCAAGCGCATGGTAGCATCCTGCCCAGCCTCCGCCCCTCCGGACCCAGGGGCCTTCTCCCGCCCTGCAGGCTGGGTTGGTGCCCCACTGGGCGCCCTGATTTCCTCTGGTAAGAACAACGGTGCCCTCGATTGACCTCCGCGGGCTTTGGGAAGAGAGGTCAGGCAGCAGGAGAATCAGCTTGCACACCCAGGGGTTTCTGACACGGAATTCATGCTTGGCCGGTGGTGTTTGGTTCTCCATTGAATGAGTTGAGGGGGCCCAGCTACGTAGGGAAGACTCGGTGAGTTCAGGTCGCCAAAAAGTTCCTGAGAATTGGGTACCAGGTGCTGCGTCCAGCCTTGAGGGATCAAGGACTCCCCCTCCTTGTATGTTCCAGTGATGGTGGCCCCGGAGGGGCTCTCAGCCTCTTGCCAGATTCAGGCACAAACCTTTTTTATGGTGGAGCTGTATGTGTGGAGGCCGTTCTCATGGAATATTGTAGAAGCCTCTTGTGAGGAGGTGGAGGACGAAGAATTGGGCAGTGTCTCAGTTTCCTGCTAGGCAGTGCTGCCCACCCACCCTAGGTTCCTGAACATAGGGGAGTCGCCTCTCAGGGAGGACACAGCTGCTTTCCCTGGGGTGCAGCCGATGCTACCTTCCTGTGTTTGAATAAATAGAGGACATTTGTCTCCTGCGGGTCATTATAAGCCCATTATAAGTCATTATAAGCTTACAGTAAAATTCCTTACGAAGGTCCAGTAGGATCACTGTTCATCACCCCCCTGCTCTGACCCCGGCCCTCTAGGCAGGACCGAGCCTCACCCCTATAGAAAGGTAGGACCGCAGGTCTCTGTCCTTATTCATCAGCTTTGGTGACACAGCTGTCCCCTTTTGGAAAAAGAAACCAACATAAGCCATTTTTAAGAGGCTGCAGACCAATCGATTTAGAATCTTCCTAATTCTCAGGAAGATGACTTCCAAATAGTGTCGGACTCACTTGTAAAGAGCTCAGAATAGTTCCAGCTGCCATTTGGTTTGGAATCCTATTTTCCTGGCAGCGCTTGGGGGAGGAAGAGCCAGGCGGAGGGTGGTTTTGGGCATCTTTGGGGGACTCCAGGTGAAGCTCTGGTTTCCTAGAGTGATAGACTGGTTCCTATTCCGAGCATAGGCCCACACACCCTACGGTGAGCAGGGctcaggttgggggtgggggcgcggaCTCCAGGGACACCTGATCTGTGCTCACTTTCCTGTGCTTTCCTTGTAGTGATCGTAGTGCTGTTTGTGACCctgagaaggcaaaagaaagaaccGCTCATCGTCTTTGAGGAGGAAGACGTCCGTGAGAACATCATCACGTACGACGacgaagggggtggggaggaagacaCAGAAGCCTTTGATATTGCCACCCTCCAGAATCCAGACGGGATCAATGGCTTCATCCCTCGCAAAGACATAAAACCCGAGTATCAGTACATGCCGAGACCCGGGCTCCGGCCGGCACCCAACAGCGTGGACGTCGATGACTTCATCAATACGAGAATACAGGAGGCGGATAATGACCCCACTGCCCCTCCTTATGATTCAATCCAAATCTACGGTTACGAAGGCAGGGGCTCGGTGGCCGGGTCCCTGAGCTCCCTAGAGTCGGCCACCACAGATTCGGACTTGGACTATGACTACCTACAGAACTGGGGACCTCGTTTTAAGAAACTAGCAGACTTGTACGGTTCCAAAGACACTTTTGATGACGACTCTTAACAATAACGATACAAATTTGGCCTTAAGAACTGTGTCTGGCGTTCTGAAGAATCTAGAAGATATGTaaacaggtatttttttaaatcaaggaaaGGCTCATTTAAAACAAGCAAAGTTTTACAGAGAGGATACATTTAATAAAACTGCAAGGACATCAAAGTGGTAAATACTGTGAAGTACCTTTTCTCGCAAAAAGGCAAATATTGAAGTTGTTTATCAACTTCCCTAGAGAAAAACCACTTGGCATACACAATATTTAAGTGAAGGAGAAGTCTAACGGTGAACTTACAATGAAGGGAAATTGTTTGTGTGTTACGAACATctaagtctttctttcttcttcttcttctttttttttttttatttgtcaaagaAGCTTCCACAAAATTAGAAAGGACAACAGTTCTGAGCTGTAATTTCGCCTTAAACTACGGACACTCTATATGTAGTGcatttttaaacttgaaatatataatattcagcCAGCTTAAACCCATACAATGTATGTACAATACAATGTACAATTATGTCTCTTGAGCATCAATCTTGTTACTGCTGATTCTTGTAAATCTTT
This window of the Canis lupus dingo isolate Sandy chromosome 5, ASM325472v2, whole genome shotgun sequence genome carries:
- the CDH11 gene encoding cadherin-11 isoform X2, giving the protein MQVILCRLTFESCHDPSTQCDSSNKKNNSLSHCLQYSIDRHTDLDRFFTINPEDGFIKTTKPLDREETAWLNISVFAAEIHNRHQEAKVPVAIRVLDVNDNAPKFAAPYEGFICESDQTKPLSNQPIVTISADDKDDTANGPRFIFSLPPEIIHNPNFTVRDNRDSTAGVYARRGGFSRQKQDLYLLPVVISDGGIPPMSSTNTLTIKVCGCDVHGALLSCNAEAYVLNAGLSTGALIAILACIVILLVIVVLFVTLRRQKKEPLIVFEEEDVRENIITYDDEGGGEEDTEAFDIATLQNPDGINGFIPRKDIKPEYQYMPRPGLRPAPNSVDVDDFINTRIQEADNDPTAPPYDSIQIYGYEGRGSVAGSLSSLESATTDSDLDYDYLQNWGPRFKKLADLYGSKDTFDDDS
- the CDH11 gene encoding cadherin-11 isoform X3 produces the protein MIHPHSVTAATRRTTLCRTVYSMRGTRYSIDRHTDLDRFFTINPEDGFIKTTKPLDREETAWLNISVFAAEIHNRHQEAKVPVAIRVLDVNDNAPKFAAPYEGFICESDQTKPLSNQPIVTISADDKDDTANGPRFIFSLPPEIIHNPNFTVRDNRDSTAGVYARRGGFSRQKQDLYLLPVVISDGGIPPMSSTNTLTIKVCGCDVHGALLSCNAEAYVLNAGLSTGALIAILACIVILLVIVVLFVTLRRQKKEPLIVFEEEDVRENIITYDDEGGGEEDTEAFDIATLQNPDGINGFIPRKDIKPEYQYMPRPGLRPAPNSVDVDDFINTRIQEADNDPTAPPYDSIQIYGYEGRGSVAGSLSSLESATTDSDLDYDYLQNWGPRFKKLADLYGSKDTFDDDS